Proteins from one Coffea arabica cultivar ET-39 chromosome 8c, Coffea Arabica ET-39 HiFi, whole genome shotgun sequence genomic window:
- the LOC113705920 gene encoding premnaspirodiene oxygenase-like, translating into MEFEVHFETPQFRFSIGKRWKRSNAAKRLPPSPSKLPIVGNMNRLIVSQPHHTLRKLAQKHKALMHLQLGEISSIVISSPCLAKEILKTHDLAFAIRTQFLSAKIICYKCSDIAVREYGDYWRHMRKTVLILKLHVCRAALGRNSHPLFSLKSKLLDVRHKLDTVLDSIIDHHIDNLAWTKTATGEFDHKNLTDALLRVKERGDLQFLSTNDDIKAVLMVMFFLVTFSSYALQVTPSCSSRFLENAGRNVKLMDISFPTNKMPGQLEDPKFWDDLDSNKPKRFENNSIDFNGSHSEYVPFGAGRRICPGIPFGFANIELPLALLLYHFNRKLLNGPISSDFDMEDLVRIIAPTKKNLRLLATLYDPSPDLPTQTL; encoded by the exons ATGGAATTTGAGGTACATTTTGAAACTCCTCAATTTCGGTTCA GTATAGGAAAGCGATGGAAGAGATCCAACGCAGCAAAGAGGCTGCCCCCTTCTCCATCAAAGCTACCTATTGTTGGAAATATGAACCGTTTGATTGTTTCCCAACCTCATCATACTCTCAGAAAGTTAGCTCAAAAGCATAAAGCATTGATGCACCTTCAGCTGGGTGAAATTTCTTCAATTGTTATATCATCACCGTGTTTAGCGAAAGAGATATTGAAAACTCATGATCTTGCCTTTGCGATTCGGACACAGTTTCTATCAGCCAAGATCATATGTTATAAATGTTCAGATATTGCAGTCCGTGAATATGGTGACTATTGGAGACACATGC GAAAAACTGTCCTCATACTCAAGCTCCATGTTTGCAGAGCAGCACTTGGCAGG AATTCACATCCGCTATTTTCACTGAAGTCTAAGTTGTTAGACGTGCGCCATAAACTAGATACAGTTTTGGACAGCATAATCGATCACCATATTGACAATCTAGCATGGACAAAAACGGCCACTGGAGAATTTGACCATAAGAATCTAACTGATGCTCTTCTCAGAGTTAAAGAACGTGGTGACCTTCAATTTCTAAGTACCAACGACGACATCAAAGCTGTTTTGATGGTGATGTTCTTTCTTGTCACATTTTCTTCATATGCTCTTCAG gttacaccctcgtgttcctctagattcCTAGAGAATGCAGGGAGGAatgtgaaattgatggatatatcaTTCCCAACAAACAAGATGCCTGGGCAATTGGAAGACCCCAAGTTTTGGGATGATCTAGATAGTAACAAACcaaaaagatttgaaaacaattcCATTGATTTCAATGGAAGTCACTCTGAATATGTTCCATTTGGTGCTGGAAGGAGGATTTGCCCAGGAATTCCATTTGGTTTCGCCAACATTGAGCTTCCTTTAGCTCTTCTCCTCTATCATTTCAACAGGAAGCTCCTAAATGGTCCCATCTCTAGTGATTTCGACATGGAAGATCTTGTACGAATAATTgcaccaacaaaaaaaaatcttcgcCTGCTTGCGACCCTGTATGATCCATCACCTGATCTACCAACCCAAACTTTGTGA